The sequence below is a genomic window from Acanthochromis polyacanthus isolate Apoly-LR-REF ecotype Palm Island chromosome 14, KAUST_Apoly_ChrSc, whole genome shotgun sequence.
attATAATTGCAGTTGTTGCTCGACCACCTCTGATTTACCTCAACATTGGTATTAATAAAGCTGTTGAAAGTGGTTTAATGggcttttttttcataaatgtatcTCAGAAAGTATTTATATATCTATTTAATCATAATCATAGTTTATGATTTTAAAGTTTCAGGTAAATCAGAGATGGCACATTATCACTGTTCTCAAAGtttataatttatattttaaatgaaagctTATCTGTGTGGAATTGGagtttaaataaaggttgaataTGAAGGAGAGTAAATCTTTTAAGCAGGAAAAAATGATTCTTTCCTGTACAGGGGAATGTATTACAGGGTTAATGAACAAAAGaatatagtttttaaaattctaCAGTAACATATTGATATTATAAAGCGGAGCCTCTGTTTACTaatattatgattttttttctcatgtctCAGTTTCTGATGTGTGGTTTCATTTTAATCCCCAACTATCAAAACATACATTTCAGTAAtggtgaaaatggaaaaaaaaaaaaaagctttcatgGCTCCAAACTCCACgatcttttatgtttttgtgaaaaaatgaaCCTTATTTCCCATCACTCCTTACCAGATCAAACTGATTTGATTagttcttcatttttctttgttttttttttgtgagcgTGATTCTAGagcataaagcaaaacaaaagattCCAGCAGACACAGATGTTTGTTGAAATCAAACAGATTTATAACATTGATTAGAGTCCGTTAAACGATCCATTCCAGGTTTACAAGTGTGCTCTGCTAAAATCAACGTACACTTTCATTAAAATTAAGACAATATGTAACATACAGTGTATTCGACAAGATCTCTTTACATCCATACAAAGAGCCGATACAGTTTAGCCTAACGACGGGAGTTATTGGGTTTATGGTACAAGCCGATGTCAGGGAGAAGGTGTTCCTGCATTTTGAAGCACACACTTTAAAGAAAGCCCCGAACAAGATTCACAGAGAGAAAACTGGGAGTAggcacttctgtttttttcatgacttttttgtgttttcattaattttaaactcattttctTCAGCcaccaagcacacacacacacacacaactctgTTTTAAGAGCACACAAATCCGTAAAATCATCTAATTTCACCGACGACTCGACCTCAGGACAGATGGAGGAGACGTTAAACACACGATGGGATTCTACTGGGAGCCGAGTTTATCACAAACCTCATGTTTGCTTCTTTTCATTCTGACCTTGTTCATCAATCAAACCGCGTCGAGCCAAAACTTACTTCACTatttacagctgcttttatcgGGTCAGACTGTCGTAATGTGCAACATTAATGTTCCTGGTGATAGCAAAGGTTTGTGATTAGGAACTTTCTTTTAACTGAATTATTTTGACCCAAGAAATGAACGTTTAGAGTTATGACAAATGATTGCTTCTGACGTTAATACTCTGTGTTTGGTTTCATATTTGAAAACTAGACTGTAACTAACGTGTATGGAAAATGGGTTCTGTACATAAAATAAAGGAATCAGCTGTTTTGCTAATACCCTATGAGCTTTAAAACAAAACGCTCATTAATGAAGTCCAGTTATTTTAATGCATTAATCCTCTGACCCCTAGAACCAACCTGAATCtttgaaagacatgttttcttttttttttttttttaattgcaagaACTAcatcagaaactgtgaaaacaaactgaatattcagatttttaactttcttctCGGCATCGCTTTAACTAATCATGTTTGATGTGCACTTCTGTCgggaaatttaacaaaatgtaaGCATAAAAATCGGGGAATCTCTCTTATCTTCACGTCTCTTTTTCAGattggctaaaaaaaaacaactttataccacattctgtaaaaaataaaataaaaaaattctgagCTAAGGACACTAACACAAAGCATGTTCTACAAACGGTGAAACTACTTTGTAGAGCTGATGTGCAGTAGAAGTAGAAAAGGTAGTGGTTGTAAGAATGAAAAACTAATTAAACATCTGTATTATATGGAGCaactatttttttccagtgttagtaacacctgtggacactttgAAAAATGATGTACATTGAATTCCAGTTGGGggttttttcaaatttttgcaaaatacaTAATCGAATTgattccatagaggtgcaggactttatattgcggtaaaaaataaaaccacagtgaactaaaactaaaacaggaacaaaaatgcccagaaactggtTCTGAATTCAGAAGGCTAAtgacattttaatcacagtgaTCATTTTCTGGCAGGTGGGAAACTGAATTACAACTGGTCCTTGAAAGGCTTTTCAGCTAGTAAACAGACTGAACTGGTTTAAATGTTGGGCAAAGAGCAGGTGAGATAATGTAGAGACACGAAGAGATAATTCCTTTACGACGGCTGGACCCAGATAAAGGCAGCTGTATAAAAACTGGGCGATGCAGTTTTAACATCAAGTTCCTCCACACTCACCTCCAACATATTCACCTACAGCTCCAGCATTAAATCAACAACATCACTAACTTTTGCCATCAGAAAAAGATATATACTCCAAAGGGGGACATAGTGAATGCTCTCTTTGGGTTTAAGGGACGTGTTCTCTGCTACAGATATGAAATGAACTACAATGGTTTCATACATGGCAATACGAGGTGTGATCGAAAAGTTCCAATACTGTTCTAAGAGCATGAGTTAGGAGACTGAGTTACATTGTTTACATCTATGTTACAGGTGTACTGATTTCACCATGGAGTTAAACTTTCACACAGAGCAAAGATCTCATTTAGTAACCGACATTATCCAACCTTTAAGTGGAGGATCATTATTGTGACTAGAGGCGGGTCTGCAGTTACCatcaagagaagaaacagcagttttcacaGCGGAAGAGCTGCAGTTTCTAAGTTAGAACAAGACAGAATTacgtgctttttttttccaatatttgcATGGTTTTACACAGTGAATTTGTCCCCCAAAAACTAGACTGTCGACACAGAGTTCTACTGGAACATCCTGAGGCAACATTCGCCACCAACAACCTAAACTGTGGCACGATCATGGAGTTTTTTGACCACAACCTCACAATCATTGCACTCCATCCGCCCTACTCACCAGATTTAACTCCCTGCGACTTCTTCATCTCTACTGAAATGAAATTCAAATTGCGTTTTGACATTCAGTGCTCACTGCAGATGGTGCTCGACTTGCTATTAGAACAGGACTTCCAGGGAGTGTTGACAAGCATTGCAGGAGTACTAGGAGCAGAGTATCACTGCAGAAGAACACTATTTTGATGGGGATGGCAGCCAAATTTAAATCCATTCTCCCAACTGTTTGGTCACACTCACGCTATATCAAGTGTATAGTGTTGCGTCCTTTGTAGCACTCACACACAGCACCTCAAACTTTCATGAAAATCTGTCGGGTCAATTTAATCAATGAGAAAGAAGGTAAAACTAGTTTAAATGTTTACTTCACAAACTGACTTTGACTTTCTATCTGTGGTGCTTCACATATTTACAAAACAGAACTTTCAGGGAGCCTCACACTtattgcaggagcactgggagcagagcatcaCTGCACAAGAACACTACTACAGCAATGGCGGTGTCTAAATTTAAATCAGGTATGGTTCTTGTATTTTTATTCGTGCAGTGTGAACTTTTTGATCACAATTCGTATTATAATCACACACCCCAAATCACGCCTATATTGTTGCCTCCTGTTTTAACACTCACACACTTTCATCAGGCCAAATTTATCAATGAAAACAAcgtaaaaccagtttaaacatTTGCTTCAAATATCAAGTTGGAGTTTCTATCTGAACTAAAGAAGCATCACAGCCAGCGTCAAGAGAAATTCAAAAAGTGGGCGATAGATATTGGAGTTTGCTGGATAGACTGTGCCATGGTGGGTCGTATCTGGTCAGGCAGGAAAAATAGGGGTTTCAAATCATTCCGGGGGTTCAACAAGTGGCGTTATTCACAGCAGGATTTGATCGATTTGGAGCTACGAGGAGGCAAAGCAAGCAGGAGAAGGAAGCAGCCTAAGTGATTGGCTTTTCCGGACTCTCACTGGCATGTGCTGCTCAGTTTGTGCCTTTTTACGCAATCAGGGCTGAAATGATGCAAGGCAGAGTGAAAACCAAAGAAATTTCACAATTAGTGCTAAATACTACAACACTGTCTTCCACATTCTGTATAATCCTCCTCTCAAATCTCAGTCTTCACTTTACCTCCACATGCAGGATCTGAGTTGTTGTCAGCAGACACGGGTGTGAAACATCGTGCCtccatctctttctttctcGAGATTCTCTCCTCTGTATTTTCCGTCTGCTCAGACAGGAGGATGAATGCAGGGCAGAGGGGCTGCATCAGGCTCACCCCCCGTTCGTTGGTTGAAGGAGACGAGATGATTGAAGGGCTGTGGTGGTGTGGATGGTGGAGTACAGGTGGGGATCGTGGACGTCTAGTTCCCACCGCAGCAGGCTCGGGTCGAGTGGGCGTCGGGGTCCTGGAGGTTCACGCCCCGATGTCGCGCTGCATGTGTCGGGTTCTGGGTGTCTGTTTTTGGCATCTTTTTTGCTGCATGAAGGAGAAACAGCAATGCAATCTCAGGCACAGCTAGCTCAGGATTCACAGATTTTACGCCACCTTCAAAGGCTTTTCAGGACTCAAGAGTGCGACCAgaaatttgtcacatttttactggtCAAACTGGTCTCTGACATTTATCAGGTCTGTTCGTAGTCGTGTTTCCATATAAATGTCGAGTGAATTTGAAGCTAACTtgtcaaatgtcacaaaaaagatggatggatgaatagctagatagatatatactttattattattattattattattacaggaAATTCAAGGTATCCAGTTGCTCGCACACGTTACATACAAGATAGAAGGACAATGTACAAAAGAACATACAACGGACGTGCAAATTGTGTCGGTCGAAGAAACAGCATGAAGTGTCTAAAATTCTGtttgtagatttaaaaaaaaagagagagagagaatgtctTTGCAAAATCAAAATTgtgaaagtctgtttttttttggtttttttttttagaagaattgcacagtggttggtggttagcactgttgcctcacagctaaaagatccctggttcacgtctcGGCCTGGACCTGGggtgtttttaaacatttttttacggTCTCTTTtagaggacagtggagagagaggcagggaacacgggagaagagtgggggaaggTCATGCAGCAAATGGCCATGGGTAGGACCGCTGTGTCATGGACTGtagctcctgtttatgggtccccagctcaacctgttgagctacccGGGCACCCCGGCCTGgcgtctttctgtgtggagtttgcatgttctccctgtgcatgtgtgagttttctccaggttctctggcttcctcccacagtccaaaaacatgctgaggttaattagtaacTCTAAATCGTCTGTAgatgtgcatgtgagtgtgactgttcgTATATGTAGCCCagcgatagactggtgacctgtccagggatACGTGCACCTAAATTGTCCTGTAATATATCAGAAATTAATCTTAAATGTTCGCCTGTCAAGAAATCCTCAATCCATACAGAAAAATCATGGGACACGTGTTTAATTTTTTGGTAAAAGTCAGTAAATTTTCAAGAGAATCCAGTGCATGAAGATTCTTCACTTGCTAATGGAACGAACATCTGAAACCAAGCATACAGCGCTCTGAAACAGAAGTAAATCTCTTCTGGAATAAAAATCTAACTGTTACTAAAATGTAAAAGAGGGGACACTCACCAATGGCCAGGAAGAGCTCATTGACGTTCATGGCTGTCTTGGCAGATGTCTCCATGAAGAGCAGGCCGGTGTCTTCAGCGTACGTCTGGGCTTCCTTTAGcaaacaaacagatgcaaatatGAAACCAGCAGTCATTTAACAAACTATAAATtactaaaataaaagcagcctACAGCTGGGAAGAACTGAAACCAACATAAGTCACTGAATAGAGCATCAACGAGAAGTTTCTGTTCACAGATCTGCTGCTGACAGGatcatttttggtttttcatctttttgagtAACTCCGGTGGCTAAAATCCTGCaagtcagcagcttcagaaacacaaaccagccGGTCGAACACATCAGATCACATCTTTTCCTCATTCTGATGTTTGATTTCAACATTAGCTGAAGCTCCTTGCTGCACTCTGGCTGATTGCATAACTGTTTGAATAAGTGGCCAGAGGGGTTTACAGTGGAGCAGGTTCGACATATCCAGGTTTTCTCTGTGTAAGCGGctcaacaaaacctaaaataacagaaaataggTATCATAATGGTAGTTATCAgcattttatttacaataatCTTTCTTATTTTGGATTTTCTTAGTCAGACTCTGAGTGGGCTCCTATAAAAGACGACATGTAACGTGTAATTTGACTCAATAATTGGACCAATTCCATGTCTCCTGCTTCAGTCAAGTGGAATTGTTTGATATAATAGAAAGACGATATAAcagaaagagtttttttttttttaaaaaagcaacactCTCTCTgccaaagatgcaaaactgtaaattattatgtttattttaccactctgaccctgaatgcagctgcacattagagctcaTGTAAAAATGATACCCAGGAAGTGTATTTAGGTGCAAATCACTTCAGTTTTTCGCCAAATAAAAGTGAAACTATTTGGCTAACTGAATATTCTCTGTGTCCTCTATTAGCTGCAGTGTAAAACAGATTTGGCAGCAAATCAGGGGCAAACGCAAAcacatatttatgcattttttgttgcattttggccaactgaatatatatatacaagttTCCAGTTAGCCTGCTGTAACTACACAGCTTCAGTTGGTGGTATTAGTAACATACAGCTCAGCAGATTTGTGGATATATATAGAATCTGTAAAGCTCTGTAGAAAAGAGTTCTTGAAAGAGACGCTTCTTACGGCTGATTTAAATCCTTAACTCTGCACAGAACCTTCACTGCAGCAGGTTAGCTTGCCTGAAGGTTAAACACACCCTCTAACCCTTTAATCTCAGCCCACAGTTTTCCACACATGGACACATAAActgttaaaacatctcaaataaTGAACCGCACTCTCAATGAAGAGAACTGGTCCTTTAACACCACTAACAAAGCATCCACAGTAAGGATAATATCAACCTTTTGTGAACATATGTGCAACGTCTAGCTCCAGGAAGGATAATCAGCTGTGATTTCGCCAACAGAGGTGAGTTACCTCGTACTCTACCAGCCTCTTCTCTGCCAGGTCGGCCTTGTTTCCAGCCAGGGCGATAACAATGTTAGGACTGGCCTGCCTCTGCAGCTCCTTCACCCAGGCCTTGGCTCTCTCAAACGTctcctgcacaaacacaaagtcaagGTCAGATAAACCAGCAACACACATGTAAACACCAGCAAACAATGACAGCCAGAGC
It includes:
- the rab5b gene encoding ras-related protein Rab-5B, translated to MSSRGGGGRSNGTLPQTKICQFKLVLLGDMAVGKSSLVLRFVKGQFDEFQETTIGAAFLAQSVCLDDTTVKFEIWDTAGQERYHSLAPMYYRGAQAAIVVFDITKPETFERAKAWVKELQRQASPNIVIALAGNKADLAEKRLVEYEEAQTYAEDTGLLFMETSAKTAMNVNELFLAIAKKMPKTDTQNPTHAARHRGVNLQDPDAHSTRACCGGN